In Paraflavitalea devenefica, the following are encoded in one genomic region:
- a CDS encoding AAA family ATPase — protein sequence METLVIKNFGPVKDAEIALKKVNIFIGPQGSGKSIITKVMSGAVSYTNNQRAGSTDRNQKEKFLEELNLFNCLEADTSIFIRSSEGIEMLIDGNEYTSLAAEPSPSYYGLPATLYVPAERTVIPLIAGSSFFFSKEKTPLSRHIADFGLLFQNARTEVKSQTFEFLDGITYHFRDGADVLELKNGKTIRLQESSSGLKAIVPLLIVLSWLTSRIKSRAGNKTIYLSIEEPELSLFPFTQNELLKFIFEKIAPLNYHLTITTHSPYTLTAINNFIYAYQVGNKDKSVQEIVPEKLWLNPDDVGAWFVEEGKVRSIIDDETKQIKAEEIDRISEVLNEEYDRIADIKFK from the coding sequence ATGGAAACGCTTGTCATTAAAAACTTTGGCCCTGTTAAAGATGCAGAAATAGCCCTGAAGAAGGTGAATATATTCATTGGCCCGCAAGGAAGCGGGAAGAGTATTATTACCAAGGTGATGAGTGGGGCAGTGAGTTATACAAACAATCAGCGTGCCGGATCAACTGACCGGAACCAGAAGGAAAAGTTTCTGGAAGAGCTGAATCTTTTCAATTGTTTGGAAGCTGATACCAGCATTTTTATCAGGAGCAGCGAAGGAATCGAAATGCTTATTGACGGAAACGAATATACCAGTTTGGCTGCCGAGCCTTCCCCATCCTATTATGGCCTGCCTGCCACGCTTTATGTACCTGCCGAAAGAACAGTAATCCCCCTGATTGCAGGTTCATCATTTTTTTTCTCAAAAGAAAAGACGCCCCTATCCAGACATATTGCTGATTTTGGCCTGCTTTTTCAAAACGCAAGAACGGAAGTCAAATCTCAAACGTTTGAGTTTTTGGATGGAATAACCTATCATTTCAGGGATGGAGCAGACGTACTGGAATTAAAGAATGGAAAGACAATCAGGCTACAGGAAAGTTCCAGCGGACTGAAGGCCATTGTGCCTTTGTTGATTGTATTAAGCTGGTTGACTTCCAGGATAAAAAGCAGGGCAGGAAATAAAACTATTTATCTCTCCATTGAAGAACCGGAGCTATCACTTTTTCCTTTTACCCAGAATGAACTGCTAAAGTTTATTTTTGAAAAGATTGCTCCCTTAAATTATCATCTTACGATAACTACTCATAGCCCTTATACACTTACTGCTATTAATAATTTTATTTACGCTTATCAGGTTGGGAATAAGGATAAGTCTGTTCAGGAAATTGTTCCTGAAAAATTGTGGCTGAATCCTGATGATGTGGGAGCATGGTTTGTAGAAGAAGGGAAGGTGAGGTCGATAATTGATGATGAAACTAAGCAGATTAAAGCAGAAGAGATAGATAGAATTTCTGAGGTGCTGAATGAAGAGTATGACAGGATTGCGGATATTAAATTTAAGTAG
- a CDS encoding phosphoadenylyl-sulfate reductase, with protein sequence MNTSLQNYIPELTYQSSGLTLTEFLSLLAKQFPGQVTFSTSFSFEDQVIAHEILSNTLPISVFTLDTGRLFAETYSVWSSTNAKYQSNVKAYYPNNTLLEEFVQEKGPNAFYESVDNRKQCCFIRKVEPLKRALKGNAVWVTGLRAEHSPDRHNLTVLEWDESNQVIKYNPLLHWTTEQVRKYIDDNNVPYNPLHDKGFVSIGCAPCTRAIRPGEDFRAGRWWWEDAAKKECGLHVHS encoded by the coding sequence ATGAATACGTCACTACAAAATTATATCCCCGAATTAACCTACCAGTCGAGTGGACTAACTCTTACGGAGTTCCTGTCCCTGCTGGCAAAGCAGTTTCCGGGTCAGGTGACTTTTTCTACCAGTTTTAGTTTTGAAGACCAGGTCATTGCCCATGAAATATTGAGCAATACACTTCCTATAAGCGTATTCACCCTGGATACCGGAAGGCTTTTTGCAGAGACCTATTCTGTATGGAGCAGTACCAATGCCAAATACCAATCGAATGTAAAAGCCTATTATCCCAATAATACCTTACTGGAAGAGTTTGTGCAGGAGAAAGGCCCCAATGCCTTTTATGAATCTGTAGACAATCGCAAGCAATGCTGCTTTATCCGCAAGGTGGAGCCGCTGAAGCGGGCATTAAAGGGCAATGCGGTTTGGGTAACAGGCTTGCGTGCAGAGCATTCTCCCGACAGGCATAACCTCACTGTCCTGGAATGGGATGAAAGCAACCAGGTGATCAAATACAATCCCCTGTTGCATTGGACCACCGAACAGGTGCGTAAGTATATTGATGACAACAATGTTCCTTACAATCCCCTGCATGATAAAGGATTTGTAAGTATCGGTTGTGCGCCCTGTACAAGGGCCATCAGGCCGGGAGAAGATTTCCGGGCAGGTCGCTGGTGGTGGGAAGATGCTGCCAAAAAGGAATGCGGACTGCATGTGCATTCCTGA
- a CDS encoding glycoside hydrolase family 18 protein has translation MMLSRFSRLLALLLIISQCQAQKTARRHAKQPLAVLAYYSGNASEIDQYDVQKLTHIIYSFCYLRGNQLYVGNAEPVIRKLVSLKKKQPSLKVLLSLGGWGGCKTCSDVFSRKGARDSFALSVKQWTDKLGTDGIDLDWEYPAIEGPPGHPYKEEDRPNFTELVKALRKVLGSKHEISFAAGAFTKCLEESIAWKEVMPVVDRVNLMTYDLVNGYSTTTGHHTALYSTPELKESTNNAVTYLESLGIPRNKMVIGAAFYARVFENVDSVNNGLYRPTKFKSFIPYRIFPTVLAQADGYTAYRDDIAKAPYSYNPSKKLFATYDDSLSVDLKTNYAIDKGLNGIMFWELTLDKPKDGLLDVIDKVKKQKESK, from the coding sequence ATGATGCTATCACGCTTCTCCCGACTCCTTGCCTTGTTGCTTATCATAAGTCAATGCCAGGCACAAAAGACTGCCCGCAGACATGCCAAACAGCCACTGGCCGTACTGGCCTATTATTCCGGCAATGCGTCAGAAATAGATCAATACGATGTACAGAAGCTCACCCATATTATTTATAGCTTTTGTTACCTGCGTGGCAACCAATTGTATGTAGGCAATGCCGAACCGGTTATCCGGAAACTGGTATCCCTGAAAAAGAAGCAACCTTCCCTGAAAGTATTATTGTCGCTGGGTGGCTGGGGTGGTTGTAAAACCTGTTCCGATGTTTTCTCCAGGAAGGGAGCGCGTGACTCCTTCGCCCTGTCGGTAAAGCAATGGACCGATAAGCTGGGAACGGATGGTATTGACCTGGATTGGGAGTATCCCGCTATTGAAGGTCCGCCCGGCCATCCATATAAGGAAGAGGACCGGCCTAATTTTACAGAACTGGTAAAAGCCTTGCGTAAAGTATTGGGCAGTAAGCATGAGATCAGTTTTGCAGCCGGTGCCTTTACCAAATGCCTGGAGGAATCCATTGCCTGGAAAGAGGTGATGCCGGTTGTAGACCGGGTAAATCTTATGACCTATGACCTGGTGAATGGTTATAGTACAACGACAGGGCATCACACCGCTTTGTATTCAACGCCCGAACTGAAAGAATCAACCAATAATGCGGTAACCTATCTTGAATCTTTGGGAATACCACGGAATAAAATGGTAATAGGCGCAGCTTTCTATGCCCGTGTATTTGAAAATGTAGACAGCGTGAATAATGGCTTATACAGACCCACAAAGTTTAAAAGCTTTATTCCTTACAGAATCTTTCCAACAGTACTGGCACAGGCAGATGGATATACCGCCTACCGGGATGATATTGCCAAGGCTCCTTATAGCTATAACCCATCTAAAAAACTTTTTGCTACTTATGATGACAGTCTCTCTGTTGATCTCAAAACAAACTATGCCATAGACAAAGGGCTGAATGGAATTATGTTCTGGGAGCTGACGTTGGATAAACCAAAAGATGGCTTACTGGATGTGATTGATAAAGTGAAAAAGCAGAAAGAAAGTAAATAA
- a CDS encoding sulfate adenylyltransferase subunit 1 gives MDLLRFITAGSVDDGKSTLIGRLLYDSKSIMIDQLEAIERQSKNKEDGEIDLALLTDGLRAEREQGITIDVAYKYFSTPKRKFIIADAPGHIQYTRNMVTGASNADLAIILIDARNGVAEQTRRHSIIASLLNIPHVVVAINKMDLVNFSQDIYNNIVIDYAKVAQSLGLKQVTYIPISALQGDNIVEKSEKLRWYEGPSLLHFLEEVEVQDTINLTDARFPVQYVIRPQTEELHDYRGYAGKVISGVYKVGDAVTIQPAGIQSKIKAIEIGGAPVLEAFAPQSAILHLEDNIDISRGDVIVNTAQPVKTAQELEVLLCWMDNKPLIPGNKYLLQINSRSVRAVVRNIEYKLDVNTLEKNEAPQQAVLNDVIKATIKTASPIPYDSYQELRANGGAILIDETSHVTVGACMIQ, from the coding sequence ATGGACTTACTTCGTTTCATAACTGCCGGTAGCGTGGATGATGGCAAAAGCACCTTGATTGGCCGGTTGCTGTATGATAGTAAGAGTATCATGATTGATCAACTGGAAGCGATTGAGCGGCAGAGCAAGAATAAGGAAGACGGGGAGATTGACCTGGCTTTACTGACTGATGGCCTGCGTGCAGAGCGGGAACAGGGTATTACGATTGATGTAGCTTACAAATATTTTTCTACGCCTAAGCGTAAGTTCATTATTGCCGATGCACCGGGGCATATTCAATATACCCGCAATATGGTGACCGGCGCTTCCAATGCCGACCTGGCGATTATCCTGATTGATGCCCGCAATGGGGTAGCGGAACAAACCCGCCGCCATTCGATCATCGCTTCTTTATTGAATATTCCCCATGTAGTAGTAGCCATTAATAAGATGGACCTGGTGAATTTCTCCCAGGATATCTACAACAATATTGTAATAGACTATGCAAAAGTAGCCCAGTCGCTGGGCCTGAAGCAGGTAACCTATATTCCCATCAGTGCTTTACAGGGGGATAACATTGTAGAGAAGTCGGAGAAGCTGCGCTGGTATGAAGGACCATCCCTGCTGCATTTCCTGGAAGAAGTAGAAGTACAGGATACCATTAACCTGACCGATGCCCGTTTCCCGGTGCAGTATGTGATCCGCCCCCAGACAGAAGAGTTGCACGATTACCGGGGTTATGCCGGGAAAGTCATCAGCGGGGTTTACAAAGTAGGTGATGCAGTGACTATACAGCCTGCCGGTATTCAAAGTAAGATCAAAGCCATCGAGATTGGTGGCGCACCCGTATTGGAAGCATTTGCCCCGCAAAGCGCGATCCTGCACCTGGAAGATAATATTGATATCAGCCGTGGTGATGTGATCGTCAATACCGCACAGCCGGTGAAGACCGCACAGGAACTGGAAGTGTTGTTGTGCTGGATGGACAATAAGCCATTGATCCCCGGCAATAAGTACCTGTTGCAGATCAATAGCCGGTCGGTGCGTGCCGTAGTACGGAATATTGAATACAAGCTGGATGTGAATACGCTCGAAAAGAATGAAGCACCTCAGCAGGCAGTACTGAATGATGTCATTAAAGCCACTATAAAAACGGCTTCACCCATTCCCTATGACTCTTACCAGGAGTTAAGGGCCAATGGCGGCGCTATCTTAATTGATGAAACAAGTCATGTTACGGTAGGTGCTTGTATGATCCAGTAG
- a CDS encoding formylglycine-generating enzyme family protein, with translation MKRGVLLYIIFGSLYSCNSADPAVTVATEKKDTAVSCESNMPTRFGTVAADTSLTISDSISHEGMIWIAGNTFGMGAADQECRSDEYPQHTVTVAGFWMDATEVTNAQFRKFTAATGYITTAERKPDWEEIKKQLPAGTPKPADSLLVASSLVFTPPAYTVPLDDASQWWSWKKGADWKHPQGPGSDIKGKDNYPVVHISWYDAAAYAKWAGKRLPTEAEWEYAARGGLQNARYPWGAEEIETGKPKANTWQGSFPDKNTGWDHFKALAPVKSFTPNKYGLYDMAGNVWEWCSDWYDANWYASLKNSNTVNPAGPAQSNDPMEPTVPKKVVRGGSFMCNASYCKGYRVTTRMKTSPDTGLEHTGFRCVSSK, from the coding sequence ATGAAGAGAGGCGTCCTGCTTTATATCATATTTGGCAGTTTATATTCCTGCAATTCAGCAGATCCTGCTGTTACCGTAGCTACAGAAAAAAAAGATACGGCTGTTTCCTGCGAATCAAATATGCCCACACGTTTTGGTACAGTTGCTGCCGATACTTCACTGACAATATCGGATAGTATATCGCATGAAGGCATGATATGGATTGCCGGCAACACCTTTGGCATGGGCGCGGCCGACCAGGAGTGCCGTTCCGATGAATATCCCCAGCATACGGTTACTGTGGCAGGCTTCTGGATGGATGCTACCGAAGTGACCAATGCACAATTCCGGAAGTTTACAGCAGCTACCGGATATATTACGACTGCCGAACGGAAACCGGATTGGGAAGAGATTAAAAAGCAATTGCCTGCCGGTACGCCAAAGCCGGCGGACAGTCTGTTGGTGGCCTCATCGCTCGTATTTACACCACCGGCCTACACGGTACCGCTAGATGATGCTTCGCAATGGTGGTCCTGGAAAAAAGGGGCCGACTGGAAGCATCCGCAGGGGCCAGGCAGTGATATAAAAGGAAAAGACAATTACCCCGTAGTACATATTTCCTGGTATGATGCCGCCGCTTACGCGAAATGGGCGGGTAAGCGCCTGCCCACAGAAGCAGAATGGGAATATGCCGCCAGGGGAGGACTGCAGAATGCCCGCTATCCCTGGGGCGCTGAAGAAATAGAAACCGGTAAACCCAAGGCCAATACCTGGCAGGGTAGTTTTCCGGATAAAAATACCGGCTGGGACCATTTTAAGGCCCTGGCGCCTGTTAAGTCCTTTACGCCTAATAAATATGGATTGTATGATATGGCCGGCAATGTATGGGAATGGTGCAGTGACTGGTATGATGCAAACTGGTATGCATCCCTGAAAAATAGCAATACAGTCAACCCGGCAGGACCTGCCCAAAGCAATGACCCCATGGAGCCTACCGTACCCAAGAAAGTAGTGCGGGGCGGATCATTTATGTGCAATGCCTCCTATTGCAAGGGCTACCGCGTTACCACACGCATGAAAACTTCTCCGGATACGGGATTAGAGCATACTGGATTCCGTTGTGTATCATCGAAATAA
- the cobA gene encoding uroporphyrinogen-III C-methyltransferase — MSRKQTGKVILAGAGPGDPELLTIKVARYLQQADVVLTDRLVSEDILKTYVRPEAELVYVGKQCRRGASTPQETINELLVEYAAKGKLVVRLKGGDVSIFSNILDELEVLAEHAIPYEIVPGVTAALGAAAYAGIPLTARTYTTAVRFLTYYKSDVVTDNYWKELAATNDTLVFYMSSETLDGVVANLTKHTISADKLLAVVEQATTPLQNVHVTNIYEYDQQLKGKKFISPSLVIIGKVVALHEQFRWLANSNSREDYFKPVAKLFTTITDHTEKVKDHVSRA, encoded by the coding sequence ATGAGCAGGAAGCAAACAGGCAAAGTGATTCTGGCGGGCGCTGGCCCGGGTGATCCCGAGCTGCTGACCATTAAGGTGGCCCGGTACCTGCAACAGGCCGATGTGGTATTGACCGACCGCCTGGTAAGTGAAGATATCCTGAAGACGTATGTACGTCCGGAAGCTGAACTAGTATATGTAGGCAAGCAATGCCGCCGGGGCGCTTCCACACCGCAGGAAACCATCAATGAACTGCTGGTGGAGTATGCTGCAAAGGGTAAACTGGTGGTAAGATTGAAAGGTGGTGATGTCTCTATCTTCTCTAATATCCTGGATGAATTGGAGGTACTGGCTGAGCATGCGATACCTTATGAAATTGTGCCGGGTGTGACGGCTGCCCTGGGTGCTGCTGCTTATGCCGGCATTCCGCTCACTGCCCGGACTTATACCACTGCGGTACGCTTTCTCACTTACTACAAATCGGATGTGGTAACGGACAATTACTGGAAAGAACTGGCTGCCACCAATGATACATTGGTATTCTACATGTCGTCTGAAACGCTGGACGGTGTAGTAGCCAACCTGACAAAGCATACTATAAGCGCTGATAAGTTGCTGGCGGTGGTAGAACAGGCTACTACACCCCTGCAAAATGTACACGTGACGAATATCTATGAATACGACCAACAACTGAAAGGCAAAAAGTTCATATCGCCTTCCCTGGTGATCATTGGCAAGGTAGTAGCGCTGCATGAGCAGTTCCGCTGGCTGGCCAACAGCAATAGCCGGGAAGATTATTTCAAACCTGTAGCCAAATTGTTTACAACCATAACCGACCATACTGAAAAAGTAAAAGACCATGTTAGTAGAGCCTAA
- the cysD gene encoding sulfate adenylyltransferase subunit CysD — protein sequence MSAYRLDYLDQLESEAIHIFREVAGQFERPALLFSGGKDSITLVQLALKAFRPGKFPFPLVHIDTGHNFPEALEYRDRLAATLGEKLIVRNVGDTIKAKQLTEPKGKFASRNALQTYTLLDTIEEFKFDACIGGARRDEEKARAKERIFSVRDEFGQWDPKLQRPELWNTYNGKIHKGENVRVFPISNWTELDVWNYIRREKIELPSIYFSHDREVIEHEGQLVAVSEFIQLEPSDKVITKKVRYRTVGDMTCTAAVESGASTIDDIITEITATKTSERGETRIDDKVSEAAMEDRKKNGYF from the coding sequence ATGAGTGCTTACAGATTAGATTACCTGGATCAGTTGGAATCGGAAGCGATACACATCTTTCGTGAAGTGGCGGGCCAGTTTGAACGGCCGGCCTTGTTGTTTTCGGGCGGTAAGGATTCTATTACACTTGTTCAACTGGCGTTGAAAGCATTCCGCCCCGGTAAATTCCCTTTCCCGTTGGTGCATATTGATACCGGGCATAATTTCCCGGAAGCATTGGAATACCGCGACCGGCTGGCCGCCACATTGGGTGAAAAGCTGATCGTGCGTAATGTGGGAGATACCATCAAGGCAAAACAACTTACAGAGCCCAAAGGAAAATTCGCCAGCCGCAATGCCCTGCAAACTTATACACTGCTGGATACGATTGAAGAGTTTAAGTTTGACGCCTGCATAGGCGGCGCCCGCCGGGATGAAGAAAAGGCCAGGGCCAAGGAAAGGATCTTTTCTGTACGGGATGAATTTGGTCAATGGGACCCCAAGCTGCAACGCCCCGAATTGTGGAATACCTACAACGGTAAGATCCATAAAGGAGAGAATGTACGGGTGTTCCCCATCAGCAACTGGACAGAGCTGGACGTATGGAATTATATCCGCCGCGAGAAAATAGAACTGCCTTCTATTTATTTCTCCCATGACCGGGAAGTGATAGAACATGAAGGGCAACTGGTGGCTGTTTCTGAATTTATTCAACTGGAGCCTTCCGATAAAGTGATCACCAAGAAGGTGCGTTACCGTACCGTAGGGGATATGACCTGTACGGCGGCAGTAGAATCAGGTGCTTCCACGATTGATGATATTATTACAGAGATCACTGCTACCAAGACCAGCGAAAGAGGCGAAACGCGTATTGATGATAAGGTGTCGGAAGCAGCGATGGAAGACAGGAAGAAGAACGGATATTTCTAA